From a single Pseudophryne corroboree isolate aPseCor3 chromosome 6, aPseCor3.hap2, whole genome shotgun sequence genomic region:
- the GPR151 gene encoding G-protein coupled receptor 151, with translation MAHANASSSTMNSSLPGLTLGAGGLRPLDFGEWTFLVPSSLLLICLSGLGGNLCVIAALLHTARVTPPALTHSLILNLSVSDLLLLLFSVPLRAAAYSGSAVPLGWFVCRTADWFAHCCMSAKSITLAMAARACSTPAGDPAQQAPPRPLGMCAATVGTWLLAAILPLPEWYFTRTKHMGGSLVCLMQVPARAQELIVVYVTVYPVLVYCAPFSAAALYFWRAHAQCQRRGSKTQNLRQQIRSRRLRVALLGVSGASALLWLPEWVTWLWTWHQPPGALPPPPVLQAAAQVLMFSLSAISPLILLLMSDEFKEGLTGVWQRVTSPRAPEAAASPGVQEQGAQSSEVLPGSSTSSPDPEPGQQPDGFLQQSPSQQLFGSQDSKENPVLPDVEQFWHEREAQPPDNSNDPIPWEHQEHAAGTSDPSGISM, from the coding sequence ATGGCGCACGCCAATGCCAGCAGCAGCACCATGAACAGCTCCCTGCCCGGGCTCACCCTGGGCGCCGGGGGGCTGCGGCCTCTGGACTTCGGGGAGTGGACCTTCCTAGTGCCCAGCTCGCTGCTGCTGATCTGCCTGAGCGGGCTGGGGGGGAACCTGTGCGTGATCGCCGCCCTCCTGCACACCGCGCGGGTCACGCCGCCCGCCCTCACACACTCGCTGATCCTGAACCTGAGCGTGtcggacctgctgctgctgctgttctcggtGCCGCTCCGAGCCGCCGCGTACTCCGGCTCCGCCGTGCCCCTGGGCTGGTTCGTGTGCAGGACGGCGGACTGGTTCGCTCACTGCTGTATGTCCGCCAAGAGCATCACCCTGGCCATGGCAGCCCGAGCCTGCTCCACGCCCGCCGGTGACCCTGCCCAGCAGGCGCCCCCCAGGCCGCTGGGGATGTGTGCGGCGACGGTGGGCACCTGGCTGCTGGCTGCCATCCTGCCCCTGCCCGAGTGGTACTTCACCCGCACCAAGCACATGGGCGGCTCGCTGGTCTGCCTGATGCAGGTCCCGGCCCGGGCGCAGGAGCTGATAGTGGTCTATGTGACTGTGTACCCGGTCCTGGTGTACTGCGCCCCCTTCTCCGCCGCCGCCCTCTACTTCTGGAGGGCACATGCCCAGTGCCAGCGCCGGGGGAGCAAGACGCAGAACCTGCGCCAGCAGATCCGCTCCCGCAGGCTGAGAGTGGCGCTACTGGGCGTCAGCGGCGCCTCTGCCCTCCTGTGGCTGCCGGAGTGGGTGACCTGGCTGTGGACCTGGCACCAGCCCCCGGGGGcgctgccccctcccccagtattgCAGGCTGCAGCCCAGGTGCTCATGTTCTCCCTCTCCGCCATCAGCCCCCTTATCCTGCTGCTCATGTCCGACGAATTTAAAGAAGGGCTCACCGGTGTGTGGCAGCGGGTCACATCGCCCCGGGCCCCTGAAGCGGCAGCATCGCCCGGTGTGCAGGAGCAGGGGGCGCAGAGCTCGGAGGTCCTGCCAGGATCCAGCACCTCCTCCCCGGACCCTGAACCCGGACAGCAGCCGGACGGCTTCCTGCAGCAGTCACCATCTCAGCAGCTGTTCGGGAGCCAGGACAGTAAGGAGAACCCGGTCCTGCCAGATGTGGAGCAGTTCTGGCATGAAAGGGAAGCGCAGCCGCCCGACAACAGCAATGACCCCATCCCATGGGAGCACCAGGAGCACGCTGCCGGCACCTCTGACCCATCAGGCATCAGCATGTAA